CCGGGCTGGAGCTCAGAGGGAGCTTGCGTACGCCGTTCTCGACCGTGGAAAATTGTTCGAGGAATGTCGCCACGTCTTTCAGATAAGGGTAGGCGCGCTCCTTCAGAAACTTCTTGTCGCGCGAATACTGCCAGTGCTTGTAGAAATGCTGGGCGAGCCACGCCGAAACCGTAGGGGAACAGGAATACTGGACCCACCCTCCCATGGGGACGCCGGTCAGCGTACAGACGCCCGGCGCGTTCAGACCGTCCTTTTCGAAATAGCGTTTCGTGTATTGCCTGTGCGTTTGCCTCTGGTTCCAGAGCGTATTCAGGTAGCCGAGCCCTTCGTCCAGATAGTTGCCCGTATAGCAAGGCCAATAGCTGAGCTGGGTATTGAGGTCGTGGTGGTAGTCTCCCTTCCACGGGGGGAGCTTGCCGTTGTCGGCAGTCCAGACGGCCTGGAGGGAGATCGGGTAGGAGTTGCTGCGGGTTGTCGATCCGAGCTTGTAGATTTCGTTGTAGTACTGTTTTTCCAGAACGGGATCGGGAAGGGAAACCGAAGATTTTTTCCAGAACGTGTTCCACCAGTCCTGGTGGGTGGCGTACAGCTGACTGCCGGGTTCCGCCATGGCCTGGCGGCAGAGATTCGAGGCCTGGTCCTTGCTCAAGGACGAGGTGACGGCCCAGACTCCCGTCAGGCGTTTGCCCTCGCGCTTCCACCGGATGGAAACGTCATAGGAAAAGTCCCCCCAACCCTGCTGGTGGTAGTCCGCGGTGTTGCCCGTGACGGCAACCCGGCCCTGCTTGTATCCGAGGCGGTCGAGGTCGGCCCCGGCGTGGGAATTGTCATGGGAGGCGGATTCTCCCTTGCGGTAGGCGGGGGGGACGAGTCGCGGAACAAAATCCTCCGGGACGTTGTCGAACGCGAACCAGCCCACCGGGCGCGTGGCGTGGACGAAGCTTTGCATGGAAGTTCCGTTTTCCCAGGTCACTTCACAAACGGCGTCTTTCAGATAAAGGTGCGATTGTTTGACCTTGCCCAGCGAGGAGATGTCGAATTCGAGGGCGGCCCCGGGGATTTTCGAGGGGCCGGGAAGAGCATTGTAGGGAGCGTCCAATTTCTGTTGGACAATGCCGTAGTCATTGTTCAGGACATGTTCCCTGACCCAGGAAAACCGGAAGATATCGCTCTCGACGAACTCCGTGGGCCTCAGATCCCAAAGATCGGTACGGTCCAGTGCGAAACGCAGGGAATTGCCTTTCTGCCAGATGATGGCCCCGACCGTGGCATTGC
This is a stretch of genomic DNA from Akkermansia sp. N21116. It encodes these proteins:
- a CDS encoding glycoside hydrolase family 95-like protein codes for the protein MIPLSAGEMLPTTESVHDLQFPDLASSWDEGMPLGNATVGAIIWQKGNSLRFALDRTDLWDLRPTEFVESDIFRFSWVREHVLNNDYGIVQQKLDAPYNALPGPSKIPGAALEFDISSLGKVKQSHLYLKDAVCEVTWENGTSMQSFVHATRPVGWFAFDNVPEDFVPRLVPPAYRKGESASHDNSHAGADLDRLGYKQGRVAVTGNTADYHQQGWGDFSYDVSIRWKREGKRLTGVWAVTSSLSKDQASNLCRQAMAEPGSQLYATHQDWWNTFWKKSSVSLPDPVLEKQYYNEIYKLGSTTRSNSYPISLQAVWTADNGKLPPWKGDYHHDLNTQLSYWPCYTGNYLDEGLGYLNTLWNQRQTHRQYTKRYFEKDGLNAPGVCTLTGVPMGGWVQYSCSPTVSAWLAQHFYKHWQYSRDKKFLKERAYPYLKDVATFLEQFSTVENGVRKLPLSSSPEIHDNSINAWFRDTTNYDLALMRFAFKASAELATELGLNNDAAHWKKLEGQLPSFAVDDGQALAFAPGEPYRGSHRHFSHAMAIHPLGLLDWDRGEQDRQIIRSTIAGLDQYGPGAWCGYSYSWLGNMKARARDGEGAARALRDFAQCFCLRNTFHANGDQTGSGKSGFTYRPFTLEGNFAFAAGVQEMLLQSHSGTVRVFPAIPADWKDVRFGTLRANGAFLVSAERRQGEVGHVSIYSEQGGKLRLENPFPGKTPDTHGKPFREENGILIMNTRPGETISLSAPPTAGRAVK